Proteins co-encoded in one Haloarcula pelagica genomic window:
- a CDS encoding TRAP transporter permease, translating into MTAHDSSEELSEEDVDEVLQEIERKRSLRGAAAVAVAVIGIAFSVFQMWLAAKGFVLSIDVPVLGTIQFASLQLLQINAIHVTFGLVLAFLLYPSSTGDGPLATRSIRFAAWLDDRLGPEHPVTRATRGVGAALAWLFVDPDFDRVTPFDVVLMFVSVLAAAYFITDFDEIQRMRALGLESGRPIQEVFTFLDPIAGLLGPLAELSYAMVLGAIGVLLVLEATRRAISLYLMVIVAAFVVYARFGFLIPQGAAYVGVLSIPPLGWDSIIQNLWYNTENGVFGIPVTVSVQFIYIFILFGAFLEMSGAGQWFIDLAYAATGTRRGGPAKASILASGFMGTISGSSIANTVTTGAFTIPLMKRSGYRPEFAGGVEASASSGGQILPPVMGAAAFLIVQYTATPFREVIVAATIPAIVFFFGVWVMVHFEAVKQNIGGLDPSELVDIRSHVRSGWFYLVPIGLLLYYLIIERLSVARSAWFTLIAIGALITLVAAYSDETRARLGGIFAVLFVGTFLAQLLAGAGIVGAITGQGTGAQSAQAAFAATVGGLGTLSILAGVLTLATRPRTQSPILSFDDAVDEAAVSTADMLGRSELASNGLYRLTVFLGKSMESGARTAVPVVIAVAAAGIIPGVISVSGLGPNLVALIRAVAGGSLVLLLLVTAVASVILGMGMPTTVTYIILVSLLAPALTSFGVPLLAAHLFILYFGVIADITPPVAVAAYAASGVAKSDAFQTGIDAFSLSLNKAIVPFAFILSPGIVLLRRRENADELPIREQYRVVQLSDFADPGFAVFDVLIPVLGVFVGVVALAATVIGFVYGPVSRLERTAFAVSSLLLMAPGLAVSGLFDITGLLGLGGGEVTLVMDLGLRAVGGVLFALLLLKNRQRGQIPAEQSAGAEPT; encoded by the coding sequence ATGACAGCACACGACTCGTCTGAGGAGCTCAGCGAAGAGGATGTCGACGAAGTCCTCCAGGAGATCGAACGCAAGCGCTCGCTCCGGGGGGCGGCCGCGGTCGCCGTCGCGGTCATCGGCATCGCCTTCTCGGTCTTCCAGATGTGGCTGGCCGCGAAGGGGTTCGTCCTCTCGATCGACGTTCCGGTCCTCGGGACGATCCAGTTCGCCTCGTTACAGTTGCTCCAGATCAACGCGATCCACGTCACCTTCGGGCTGGTGCTTGCCTTCCTGCTGTATCCGTCGAGCACCGGTGACGGACCGCTCGCGACCCGTTCTATCCGGTTCGCGGCGTGGCTGGACGACCGACTCGGTCCCGAGCACCCCGTCACGCGGGCGACCCGTGGGGTCGGCGCGGCGCTGGCGTGGCTGTTCGTCGACCCCGACTTCGACCGGGTGACGCCGTTCGATGTCGTCCTGATGTTCGTCTCCGTGCTCGCGGCGGCGTACTTCATCACGGACTTCGACGAGATCCAGCGGATGCGCGCACTGGGCCTGGAGAGCGGCCGGCCGATTCAGGAGGTGTTTACGTTCCTCGACCCGATCGCGGGCCTGCTGGGACCGCTCGCGGAGCTCTCGTACGCGATGGTGCTGGGGGCGATCGGCGTCTTGCTCGTCCTGGAGGCGACCCGGCGTGCGATCAGTCTCTACCTCATGGTCATCGTCGCCGCGTTCGTCGTCTACGCCCGCTTTGGCTTCCTGATCCCGCAGGGGGCGGCCTACGTCGGCGTCCTCTCGATCCCGCCGCTTGGCTGGGACTCGATCATCCAGAACCTCTGGTACAACACGGAAAACGGTGTCTTCGGCATCCCGGTGACCGTCTCCGTGCAGTTCATCTACATCTTCATCCTCTTTGGCGCCTTCCTGGAGATGTCCGGGGCCGGCCAGTGGTTCATCGATCTGGCCTACGCCGCGACGGGGACCCGCCGGGGTGGCCCCGCGAAGGCGAGCATCCTCGCCAGCGGTTTCATGGGGACCATCTCCGGCTCGTCGATCGCGAACACGGTGACGACGGGGGCGTTCACCATCCCGCTGATGAAACGGTCGGGCTACCGCCCGGAGTTCGCCGGGGGGGTCGAGGCCTCCGCCTCCTCCGGCGGGCAGATCCTCCCGCCGGTGATGGGGGCCGCCGCCTTCCTCATCGTCCAGTACACGGCGACGCCGTTCCGCGAGGTCATCGTCGCGGCGACGATCCCGGCGATCGTCTTCTTCTTCGGCGTCTGGGTGATGGTCCACTTCGAGGCGGTCAAACAGAACATCGGCGGCCTGGACCCCTCTGAACTGGTCGACATCCGGAGCCACGTCCGCTCGGGCTGGTTCTATCTGGTCCCGATCGGCCTCCTCCTGTACTACCTCATCATCGAACGGCTCTCGGTGGCCCGCTCGGCGTGGTTCACGCTCATCGCGATCGGGGCGTTGATCACGCTCGTGGCCGCCTACAGCGACGAGACCCGGGCGCGACTGGGGGGGATCTTCGCCGTCCTGTTCGTCGGGACCTTCCTCGCGCAACTGCTCGCCGGCGCGGGGATCGTCGGCGCGATCACGGGCCAGGGGACCGGTGCCCAGTCGGCCCAGGCGGCCTTCGCGGCGACGGTCGGCGGCCTCGGGACGCTGTCGATCCTCGCCGGCGTCCTGACGCTCGCGACCCGCCCGCGCACCCAGTCGCCGATCCTCTCGTTCGACGACGCGGTCGACGAGGCCGCCGTCTCGACGGCGGACATGCTGGGCCGCTCGGAACTCGCGAGCAACGGGCTCTATCGGCTGACCGTCTTCCTCGGGAAGTCGATGGAGAGCGGCGCCCGGACGGCCGTCCCGGTCGTCATCGCCGTCGCGGCCGCGGGGATCATCCCCGGCGTCATCAGCGTCTCGGGACTCGGCCCGAACCTCGTCGCGCTCATCCGTGCGGTCGCCGGCGGGTCGCTGGTCCTCCTGTTGCTGGTGACCGCCGTCGCCTCGGTCATCCTCGGGATGGGGATGCCGACGACGGTCACCTACATCATCCTCGTCTCGCTGCTGGCGCCGGCGCTGACCAGTTTCGGCGTGCCGCTGCTCGCGGCGCACCTCTTTATCCTCTACTTCGGGGTGATCGCCGACATCACGCCGCCGGTCGCAGTGGCCGCTTACGCCGCCTCGGGGGTCGCCAAGTCCGACGCCTTCCAGACCGGGATCGACGCGTTCTCGCTGTCGCTGAACAAGGCCATCGTCCCCTTCGCGTTCATCCTCTCGCCGGGGATCGTCCTCCTGCGCCGGCGGGAAAACGCCGACGAACTCCCGATCCGCGAGCAGTACCGGGTCGTCCAGTTGTCGGACTTCGCCGATCCCGGGTTCGCGGTCTTCGACGTGTTGATCCCGGTCCTGGGCGTGTTCGTCGGCGTCGTCGCGCTGGCCGCGACCGTGATCGGATTCGTCTACGGTCCGGTCTCCCGGCTCGAACGGACTGCCTTCGCGGTCAGTTCGCTGCTGTTGATGGCGCCGGGGCTGGCCGTCTCCGGCCTGTTCGACATCACCGGCCTGCTGGGACTGGGTGGCGGCGAAGTCACGCTCGTGATGGACCTCGGCCTCCGCGCGGTCGGCGGCGTCCTCTTTGCCCTGCTGTTGCTCAAGAACCGCCAGCGCGGCCAGATCCCGGCCGAGCAGTCCGCCGGCGCCGAACCCACCTGA
- the upp gene encoding uracil phosphoribosyltransferase — MAIEQRGDASVVTHALAKDELSKLRDVGTEQVAFRKGLVRLGRLCGYEIVDGRMETEYVEIETPLTTTMGERVKGLDDVVIVNVLRAATPFVEGLLKAFPRARQGVISASRDEAAGMDEDGEFPISIDYVKLPEIRPEDTVIVADPMLATGSTMCAVLEHITTSQTDPETLLTLSAVAAPPGIVRVSSAFPDVDVLTVAIDEKLDDDGFIVPGLGDAGDRAFRTD, encoded by the coding sequence ATGGCGATAGAACAGCGCGGCGACGCCTCCGTCGTCACCCACGCCCTCGCGAAAGACGAACTCTCGAAGCTCCGCGATGTCGGCACCGAACAGGTCGCCTTCCGGAAGGGACTGGTCCGGCTCGGTCGGCTCTGTGGGTACGAGATCGTCGACGGGCGGATGGAGACCGAGTACGTCGAGATCGAGACGCCCCTGACCACGACGATGGGCGAGCGCGTCAAGGGGCTGGACGATGTCGTCATCGTCAACGTCCTCCGTGCCGCCACACCCTTCGTCGAGGGGCTGTTGAAGGCGTTCCCCCGCGCCCGACAGGGCGTCATCTCCGCCAGCCGCGACGAGGCGGCGGGGATGGACGAGGACGGCGAGTTCCCCATCTCGATCGACTACGTGAAACTGCCCGAGATCCGCCCCGAGGACACCGTCATCGTCGCCGATCCGATGCTCGCGACGGGGTCGACGATGTGTGCGGTCTTAGAACACATCACGACGAGCCAGACAGATCCGGAGACGCTGCTGACGCTGTCGGCCGTGGCGGCCCCGCCCGGCATCGTCCGTGTCTCCAGCGCGTTCCCGGACGTGGACGTGCTGACCGTCGCGATCGACGAGAAACTGGACGACGACGGGTTCATCGTCCCGGGCCTGGGCGACGCCGGCGACCGCGCTTTCCGGACGGACTGA
- a CDS encoding IMPACT family protein, which translates to MPDSYRTVGERAEARFTVQGSEFIGHVAPATTTDAAEAFVREIEAAYDDATHNVPAYRVRSDPFREYSSDDGEPSGSAGKPALNVLQQREIENVVSVVTRYYGGTNLGVGGLARAYSRAVKDGVDAAGVVEEVPHETFSVTVAYDDSGSVRGLLESAGVEFEAAYEADVRFDVRVPVAEGAGLRDEIRSATSGRADIDGY; encoded by the coding sequence GTGCCAGACAGCTACCGGACGGTCGGCGAGCGGGCCGAGGCACGCTTTACCGTCCAGGGCTCGGAGTTCATCGGCCACGTCGCTCCGGCGACGACCACCGACGCGGCCGAGGCGTTCGTCCGCGAGATCGAGGCCGCCTACGACGACGCGACCCACAACGTCCCGGCCTACCGGGTGCGATCCGACCCGTTTCGGGAGTATTCCAGCGACGACGGCGAGCCAAGCGGCAGTGCCGGCAAACCGGCGTTGAACGTCCTCCAGCAACGCGAGATCGAGAACGTCGTCTCCGTCGTCACCCGCTACTACGGCGGGACGAACCTCGGCGTCGGCGGCCTGGCCCGGGCGTACTCCCGGGCGGTCAAGGACGGCGTCGACGCGGCCGGCGTCGTCGAGGAGGTTCCCCACGAGACGTTCTCGGTCACGGTGGCGTACGACGATTCGGGCAGCGTCCGGGGCCTGCTCGAATCCGCCGGTGTCGAGTTCGAGGCCGCCTACGAGGCCGACGTGCGCTTCGACGTTCGGGTCCCGGTCGCCGAGGGGGCGGGGCTGCGCGACGAGATCAGGAGCGCCACGAGCGGCCGCGCCGACATCGACGGGTACTGA
- a CDS encoding 2Fe-2S iron-sulfur cluster binding domain-containing protein, translated as MTATITVESPDGERRELTADAGAVLRDVLLAADISPHGRYARSLNCGGRGICATCGVRVADDPEPEHWHDDLADRFGYPRLSCQLRVRDGMVVRLLDKRVWGSRDPGASGPTGGEGEPEG; from the coding sequence ATGACCGCGACGATCACCGTCGAGAGCCCGGACGGCGAGCGCCGCGAACTGACCGCCGACGCTGGGGCGGTCCTCCGGGACGTGTTGCTGGCCGCCGACATCTCCCCGCACGGCCGGTACGCGCGGTCGCTCAACTGTGGCGGCCGGGGCATCTGTGCGACCTGTGGCGTCCGGGTGGCCGACGACCCCGAACCCGAACACTGGCACGACGACCTGGCCGACCGCTTTGGCTATCCGCGGCTGTCCTGTCAGCTCCGGGTGCGTGACGGGATGGTCGTCAGGCTGCTGGACAAGCGGGTGTGGGGGAGCCGAGACCCCGGAGCCAGCGGGCCGACGGGGGGCGAGGGGGAGCCGGAAGGATAA
- a CDS encoding DUF4260 family protein, producing MNPRTLVRAEGAIVAAAATATYALQGRSLLVFLALVLLPDVSMAGYLHSRRVGATTYNAVHTYLGPVTLAAAGILTGTGLAVGVALIWTAHIGADRLFGYGLKYADREFGDTHVQRL from the coding sequence ATGAACCCACGGACACTCGTCCGGGCCGAAGGGGCGATCGTCGCCGCCGCCGCGACGGCGACCTACGCGCTCCAGGGGCGGTCCCTGCTCGTCTTTCTCGCGCTCGTGCTCCTGCCGGACGTGTCGATGGCCGGCTACCTCCACAGCCGCCGGGTCGGCGCGACTACGTACAACGCCGTCCACACCTACCTCGGCCCGGTCACACTGGCGGCCGCCGGAATCCTGACCGGGACCGGACTTGCCGTCGGTGTCGCGCTGATCTGGACCGCTCACATCGGGGCCGACCGCCTGTTCGGGTACGGGCTGAAGTACGCCGACCGCGAGTTCGGCGACACGCACGTCCAGCGGCTATGA
- a CDS encoding amino acid-binding protein — MFDEIMEKFADSPGQQAVIRLLLERGFSVNEDGRVVSGGIEIPNTGIAREAGVDRRVVNATTDAILDDDELRRIFRNISAVPSLLDLAPVLDLTAITVHVRDADESGIVAAVTGAIADRGIPIRQVLTEDPEFTDEAVLYVITDEELPGDLVNEITRMAFVRTIELA, encoded by the coding sequence ATGTTCGACGAGATCATGGAGAAGTTCGCGGACTCCCCGGGCCAGCAGGCCGTCATCCGCCTGCTGCTCGAACGGGGGTTCTCGGTCAACGAGGACGGCCGGGTGGTCTCGGGCGGGATCGAGATCCCGAACACGGGGATCGCCCGCGAGGCCGGTGTTGACCGGCGGGTGGTCAACGCGACGACCGACGCGATCCTGGACGACGACGAACTCCGGCGTATCTTCCGGAACATCTCTGCGGTGCCGAGCCTGCTGGACCTGGCGCCGGTGCTGGACCTGACCGCGATCACGGTCCACGTCCGGGACGCCGACGAGTCGGGCATCGTCGCCGCCGTCACGGGGGCCATCGCCGACCGGGGCATCCCGATCCGGCAGGTCCTCACCGAGGACCCGGAGTTCACCGACGAGGCCGTCCTCTACGTCATCACCGACGAGGAACTGCCCGGCGATCTGGTCAACGAGATCACCCGGATGGCGTTCGTCCGGACGATCGAGCTGGCGTAG
- the hisB gene encoding imidazoleglycerol-phosphate dehydratase HisB: protein MTDRTAAVTRETAETEIEVTLEVDGDGESTVETGVGFFDHMLTAFATHGLFDLTVHCDGDLEIDDHHTVEDVAITLGEALSDALGEKRGIRRFADRRVPLDEAVASVVVDISGRPYYEFDGEFSQAEVGGMTSHMAGHFCRSLAMNAGLTLHCGVEGENAHHEIEALFKGLARALDDATRIDERRSDVASTKGEL, encoded by the coding sequence ATGACCGACCGCACGGCGGCCGTCACGCGCGAGACGGCCGAGACGGAGATCGAGGTGACCCTGGAGGTCGACGGCGACGGCGAGTCGACGGTCGAGACCGGCGTCGGCTTCTTCGATCACATGCTGACCGCCTTCGCCACCCACGGACTGTTCGACCTGACGGTCCACTGTGACGGCGACCTAGAGATCGACGACCACCACACCGTCGAGGACGTGGCGATCACGCTGGGAGAGGCCCTGTCCGACGCGCTGGGCGAGAAACGCGGTATCCGGCGCTTCGCCGACCGGCGGGTGCCACTGGACGAGGCCGTCGCAAGCGTCGTCGTCGACATCTCCGGCCGGCCGTACTACGAGTTCGACGGCGAGTTCTCCCAGGCCGAGGTCGGCGGGATGACCAGCCACATGGCCGGGCACTTCTGCCGGTCGCTGGCGATGAACGCCGGGCTGACCCTCCACTGTGGCGTCGAAGGGGAGAACGCCCACCACGAGATCGAGGCGCTGTTCAAGGGGCTCGCGCGGGCCTTGGACGACGCGACCCGCATCGACGAACGGCGCTCCGACGTGGCGAGTACGAAAGGCGAGCTATAG